One window of the Crassaminicella thermophila genome contains the following:
- a CDS encoding ORF6C domain-containing protein, with product MKKTVASLIKQDISENRLTPIEIALGVDDKGRTTAKKLYEFLELNPSNYSKWAKRNIENNEFAEENLDYWPFVLNDECGGQATKDYKLTASFAKKLCMTSKSPNGELARNYFVKIEDKLKQVALKPYQGLSKEIQAIFALDQRTMEIDNRITKLENNMPLFNIECKELQGIIRKKGIEVLGGYKSPAYCDNSLRGRVYADIQKQLKREFGVRRYEAIKRSQLETARKIVEEYRLPIVLADEIRLANSQMRIQESVI from the coding sequence ATGAAAAAAACAGTAGCATCTTTAATAAAACAAGATATAAGCGAAAATAGATTAACACCAATAGAGATAGCTTTAGGAGTTGATGATAAAGGAAGAACTACAGCAAAGAAACTGTATGAGTTTTTAGAACTTAATCCTAGTAATTATTCAAAGTGGGCAAAGAGAAATATTGAAAATAATGAATTCGCAGAAGAAAACTTAGATTATTGGCCATTTGTACTTAATGACGAATGCGGCGGTCAAGCAACAAAGGATTATAAATTAACTGCATCTTTTGCAAAAAAATTATGCATGACTTCTAAATCTCCAAATGGTGAACTCGCTAGAAATTATTTTGTAAAAATAGAAGATAAATTAAAGCAAGTAGCCTTAAAGCCATATCAAGGACTTAGCAAAGAAATACAAGCAATCTTTGCATTGGACCAAAGAACAATGGAAATAGACAACAGGATTACGAAACTTGAAAACAACATGCCACTTTTCAATATAGAGTGTAAAGAGCTACAAGGCATTATAAGGAAGAAAGGCATAGAAGTTTTAGGAGGTTATAAAAGCCCTGCTTACTGCGACAACTCTTTGAGAGGAAGAGTTTATGCTGATATTCAAAAACAGCTTAAAAGAGAATTTGGAGTTAGAAGATATGAAGCTATAAAAAGAAGTCAATTAGAAACTGCTAGAAAAATCGTAGAAGAATACAGACTACCAATAGTTTTAGCAGATGAAATTAGATTAGCAAATAGTCAGATGAGAATACAAGAGAGTGTTATCTAA
- a CDS encoding helix-turn-helix transcriptional regulator yields MRNLKALRVKYGLTQADMAKKLEISEVAYRNKENGYTQFTLNEARKISKIFKETIEAIFFENEVYTKETTA; encoded by the coding sequence GTGAGAAATCTTAAAGCTTTAAGAGTAAAATATGGTTTAACACAAGCTGATATGGCTAAAAAATTAGAAATATCTGAAGTAGCATATAGAAATAAAGAAAATGGATATACACAGTTTACACTTAATGAAGCTAGAAAAATTTCTAAAATTTTTAAAGAGACTATAGAGGCAATTTTTTTTGAAAACGAAGTATACACAAAAGAAACTACTGCTTAG
- a CDS encoding helix-turn-helix domain-containing protein has product MKKQFGDRLKELRIENNMTQEELAKKFNTGKASISHYESNRRMPDASTIEKFADFFNVSVDYILGRTNNKEIISHENSNTNNVQTLTKRDEKEIEKIIEQTRKQLESSEGLMFNGEPASPEAIQSIIDAMKVGMEIAKQRNKEKYTPKKYRKDKK; this is encoded by the coding sequence ATGAAAAAACAATTTGGAGATAGATTAAAAGAATTAAGAATAGAAAACAATATGACACAAGAAGAATTAGCTAAAAAGTTTAACACTGGAAAAGCTTCAATCTCTCATTATGAAAGTAATAGACGCATGCCAGATGCAAGTACTATAGAAAAATTTGCTGATTTCTTTAATGTAAGTGTTGATTATATTTTAGGAAGAACAAATAACAAGGAAATTATCTCACATGAAAATTCTAATACAAATAATGTTCAAACGCTTACAAAACGAGATGAAAAAGAAATAGAAAAAATTATCGAACAAACAAGAAAACAATTAGAGAGTTCTGAAGGTTTAATGTTTAATGGAGAACCTGCATCTCCTGAAGCTATACAAAGTATTATAGATGCTATGAAAGTCGGAATGGAGATCGCAAAACAAAGAAACAAAGAAAAATATACTCCCAAAAAATATAGAAAAGATAAAAAATAA
- a CDS encoding ImmA/IrrE family metallo-endopeptidase, producing MNIIKKTVQSLVNKYNTNNPFELADFLDIVVIKRTLDKDIKGFYQYFQRNKIIYINDLLPYNDQKIVCGHELGHAMLHSKLNIMFLESNTFCIKNKFENEANKFAAELLVPDNLLKQYPGFTLEQVASIEYLPLELIKLKFNLSLF from the coding sequence TTGAATATAATAAAGAAAACAGTTCAATCTCTTGTAAATAAATACAATACTAATAATCCTTTTGAATTAGCTGATTTTTTAGATATCGTTGTAATTAAACGAACACTTGATAAAGACATAAAAGGATTTTATCAATACTTTCAAAGGAATAAAATAATTTATATTAATGATCTTCTGCCATATAACGATCAAAAAATAGTCTGTGGGCATGAATTAGGACATGCTATGCTACATTCTAAATTAAATATAATGTTCTTAGAAAGCAATACTTTCTGCATAAAGAATAAATTCGAAAATGAAGCTAATAAATTTGCTGCTGAATTACTAGTTCCAGATAATCTATTAAAACAATATCCTGGATTTACTTTAGAGCAAGTAGCTTCTATTGAGTATTTACCTTTAGAACTTATTAAACTCAAATTTAATTTGAGTCTTTTTTAA